The proteins below are encoded in one region of Bremerella sp. P1:
- a CDS encoding alpha/beta hydrolase, translating into MGKSVLVLLLMASTAWAADTQVTRNVPYAGTDSPRQQLDIYAPQDAKQLPVVVWIHGGGWRRGNKVLVQKKPQAFTSQGYVFVSINYRFVPQHEMNDLATDVATAIKWVHANIAQHGGSPETIFVGGHSAGAHLSALVCSDESYLKSQGLSLDNIAGCFPVDTATYDAAKLVKFLDRTKSDRAELYTNAFGDTAESQKKYSPITHIKQGTHYPPFLLLHVASRPDATLMSNAFAKAVNNAGGEAEAFAAKGKDHGSINKDLGTAGDEPTKAVFAFLKKHATKSAAE; encoded by the coding sequence ATGGGGAAATCTGTTCTCGTTTTGCTGCTAATGGCCTCGACTGCCTGGGCCGCCGATACCCAGGTCACGCGAAACGTTCCCTACGCCGGCACCGACAGCCCACGCCAGCAGCTGGATATCTACGCCCCCCAAGATGCCAAGCAGTTGCCGGTCGTTGTATGGATCCATGGCGGCGGCTGGCGACGGGGCAACAAAGTTCTCGTGCAAAAGAAGCCGCAAGCATTCACCAGCCAAGGCTATGTCTTCGTCTCGATCAACTACCGCTTCGTCCCACAGCATGAAATGAACGACCTGGCCACCGACGTCGCGACCGCGATCAAGTGGGTGCACGCCAACATCGCCCAGCATGGCGGTTCGCCTGAGACGATCTTCGTCGGCGGCCACTCGGCCGGTGCCCATCTCTCAGCATTAGTATGCAGTGACGAGTCGTACCTAAAGTCACAAGGGCTGAGCCTCGACAACATCGCCGGCTGCTTCCCGGTCGATACGGCCACCTACGATGCCGCGAAGCTGGTCAAGTTCCTCGATCGCACCAAGAGCGATCGAGCCGAACTCTATACCAATGCATTTGGCGACACGGCCGAAAGCCAGAAGAAGTACTCCCCCATCACGCATATCAAGCAGGGAACCCACTATCCGCCGTTCCTGCTGTTGCATGTCGCCTCCCGTCCTGATGCCACGCTGATGAGCAATGCGTTTGCCAAAGCCGTGAACAACGCCGGAGGCGAGGCCGAAGCGTTTGCCGCCAAGGGAAAGGATCACGGGAGCATCAACAAGGACCTGGGTACCGCCGGAGACGAACCGACCAAGGCCGTGTTCGCGTTCTTGAAGAAGCACGCCACGAAATCGGCCGCAGAATAA
- a CDS encoding HAD-IA family hydrolase, with the protein MSDPCVIFDLDGTLVDSETLGSQALLDMLPELGEPLAVISERYRGQRMANIMADVEKRLGRTLPVNFENDYREYAASRIEAELKPMPGVLAMLEKLHLARCVASSAPKPKIELALNVCGLAPFFGSDVFSCYEIGAWKPDPAIFLHAAQAMKVTTQRCIVVEDSDVGVSAAVTAGMRVLRYDPAGSYTSSESVHCFGHMDELLPLVIEYSG; encoded by the coding sequence ATGTCCGACCCGTGCGTGATATTTGATTTGGACGGCACGTTGGTCGACAGCGAGACCCTCGGCTCTCAGGCCTTATTGGATATGCTGCCGGAACTTGGCGAACCGTTGGCTGTCATTTCCGAGCGATACCGCGGGCAGCGAATGGCCAACATCATGGCCGACGTCGAAAAGCGGCTCGGCCGAACGCTGCCCGTTAACTTCGAGAACGATTACCGCGAATATGCCGCGTCGCGGATTGAAGCCGAACTGAAGCCCATGCCCGGTGTGTTGGCCATGCTTGAAAAGCTACACCTGGCGCGGTGCGTGGCTTCGAGCGCACCCAAGCCCAAGATCGAGCTCGCACTGAACGTCTGCGGACTGGCTCCGTTCTTTGGAAGCGACGTGTTTAGTTGCTACGAGATTGGTGCCTGGAAGCCTGATCCGGCCATCTTTCTGCATGCTGCCCAGGCAATGAAGGTGACGACCCAGCGATGTATCGTCGTCGAAGATAGTGATGTGGGCGTCTCGGCCGCGGTCACCGCCGGCATGCGCGTCTTGCGTTACGACCCGGCCGGCAGCTATACGTCGTCGGAAAGTGTACACTGCTTTGGGCACATGGACGAACTGTTGCCGCTAGTGATCGAATACTCCGGGTAG
- a CDS encoding alpha/beta hydrolase-fold protein produces MKRRTSSLIALGVIWLCVPPSAWGTIVELKNGMRLEGSVGKIASMSDDPLKTPTAGAVDNQLIVLVDNDLKRTFVSTYQVQDVQEAAPTPVERIKIDQRVAVSGRSVHAVGEGIRVTPWDEFGRRIYSMQTARGPVDVIQGITEITPEWTRVEGLMADSPYVWDMRIRTSSIPRDKLSEILMRRIDAKDAAQRLQIVRLYLQAERYRDAAAELSALMNDFEDLKKQFGKQYEELIQLSATTLIDEVELRKDTGQHNLAYGMLNKFPGDKVASSTLLKVKSMLTEYQTAYERRDKMFGLLKEHLEAFTDPTQKPNVEAAIAEMEAELNINNMDRLGPYLRLSDDPSLKLDEKLALAISGWILGPNSSQENLAVSLSVFQARDLVSEYVSNRNDVDRRAILEKLKGMEGGAPAYVAKILQFMKPPLGNAEPETASEIPGYYLMRVPGVPGRSDFFYYVQLPQGYDPYRKYPTIVTLHGAGTTAEQQVDWWAGSHSEKAKIRTGQAARNGYIVIAPMWAEEHQFEYNYSAYEHASVLFSLRHALRHFSIDTDRVFLSGHSMGGDAAWDIGLAHPDLWAGVIPIVAKADKYVARYWENARNVSLYFVCGELDGNKREVNSRDFDRYLTKTNFDTTIVEYRGRGHEHFQDEIQDLFRWMDLHKRDFFPKEYEVVSMRPWDNFFFWLEVSDFPERSLVLPANYPEPKKVPVKIEAKVLATNGVLIKSGTGKANIYLTPDIVNFDERMTVTYDGRNYGNNVTPSTEVMLEDARTRADRLHPFWAKVDTNDR; encoded by the coding sequence ATGAAACGACGAACAAGTTCTCTCATCGCATTGGGTGTCATCTGGCTGTGCGTACCTCCGTCGGCCTGGGGCACGATCGTAGAACTCAAGAACGGGATGCGTTTGGAAGGTTCGGTCGGCAAGATCGCCAGCATGAGTGATGACCCACTCAAAACACCCACCGCCGGCGCGGTCGACAACCAGTTGATCGTTCTGGTCGATAACGATCTGAAGCGAACGTTTGTCTCGACTTACCAGGTTCAAGACGTCCAAGAGGCTGCCCCCACGCCGGTTGAGCGGATCAAGATCGATCAGCGGGTAGCCGTTTCCGGACGAAGCGTGCACGCCGTTGGCGAAGGCATTCGAGTGACTCCGTGGGACGAATTCGGTCGCCGAATCTATTCCATGCAAACGGCCCGCGGGCCAGTCGATGTCATCCAGGGCATCACCGAGATCACGCCGGAGTGGACGCGCGTCGAAGGTCTGATGGCCGATAGTCCCTATGTGTGGGACATGCGCATCCGCACCAGCAGCATTCCGCGCGACAAGCTGAGTGAGATTCTGATGCGGCGGATCGACGCCAAGGATGCCGCCCAGCGACTACAGATCGTGCGGCTCTACCTGCAGGCCGAACGCTACCGCGACGCCGCCGCCGAGTTGTCGGCCCTGATGAATGACTTCGAGGACTTGAAGAAGCAGTTCGGCAAGCAATACGAAGAACTCATTCAGCTGAGCGCCACGACCCTGATCGATGAGGTCGAGCTTCGCAAAGATACCGGGCAGCACAATCTGGCCTACGGCATGCTGAACAAGTTTCCCGGCGACAAGGTTGCCAGCTCGACGCTGTTGAAGGTGAAATCGATGCTCACCGAGTATCAGACGGCTTACGAACGCCGCGACAAGATGTTTGGCTTGCTGAAAGAGCACCTGGAAGCGTTTACCGATCCGACCCAGAAGCCGAACGTCGAAGCCGCAATTGCCGAGATGGAAGCCGAGTTGAACATCAACAACATGGATCGGCTGGGGCCTTACCTGCGATTGTCGGACGACCCGTCGTTGAAGCTTGACGAGAAGCTGGCGTTGGCCATCAGCGGTTGGATCCTGGGGCCAAACAGTTCGCAGGAAAACCTGGCTGTCTCGTTGAGCGTTTTTCAGGCCCGTGATCTTGTCAGTGAATACGTCAGCAACCGTAACGATGTCGATCGCCGCGCCATTCTGGAAAAGCTAAAGGGCATGGAAGGTGGTGCACCGGCGTATGTCGCCAAGATCTTGCAGTTCATGAAACCGCCGCTGGGCAATGCCGAGCCAGAGACCGCTTCCGAAATCCCAGGCTATTACCTGATGCGAGTCCCAGGCGTGCCTGGGCGATCCGATTTCTTTTATTACGTTCAGCTGCCGCAAGGATACGATCCCTACCGCAAGTATCCCACGATTGTGACCCTCCACGGAGCCGGTACTACCGCCGAACAGCAGGTCGACTGGTGGGCAGGCTCGCATAGCGAGAAGGCCAAGATCCGCACCGGTCAGGCTGCCCGCAATGGGTACATCGTCATCGCACCGATGTGGGCCGAAGAGCACCAGTTTGAATACAACTATTCCGCCTACGAACATGCGTCTGTCTTGTTCAGCTTGCGGCATGCTCTGCGACACTTCTCGATCGATACTGATCGAGTGTTCCTCAGCGGTCACTCGATGGGAGGAGACGCAGCCTGGGATATCGGCTTGGCCCATCCCGATCTGTGGGCCGGCGTGATTCCGATCGTTGCCAAGGCCGATAAGTACGTCGCACGCTACTGGGAGAATGCCCGGAACGTTTCGCTGTACTTCGTTTGCGGAGAGCTTGATGGGAATAAGCGTGAGGTCAATTCACGCGACTTTGACCGCTACCTGACGAAGACGAACTTCGACACGACCATCGTCGAATATCGCGGTCGAGGGCACGAACATTTTCAGGACGAGATCCAGGATCTTTTTCGCTGGATGGACCTGCACAAACGTGACTTCTTCCCCAAGGAATACGAGGTCGTTTCGATGCGGCCGTGGGACAACTTTTTCTTCTGGCTGGAAGTGAGCGACTTTCCTGAACGCAGCCTGGTGTTGCCGGCCAACTACCCAGAACCGAAGAAAGTTCCGGTGAAGATCGAAGCGAAGGTGCTGGCCACCAATGGTGTTCTGATCAAAAGTGGCACCGGCAAAGCCAACATTTATTTGACGCCGGACATCGTCAACTTCGACGAGCGGATGACCGTCACCTACGACGGACGCAATTACGGCAACAACGTAACGCCATCGACCGAAGTTATGCTGGAAGATGCCCGGACCCGGGCAGACCGCTTGCATCCATTTTGGGCGAAGGTCGATACGAACGATCGGTGA
- a CDS encoding VWA domain-containing protein: MSKSPRKQKPGGIIHTYQKYDPTKFPSPKAPPPDLVSPAMEHWLMYGDRMELTPEQLANAVKIDPSQIAGLGPSIDALIKMLEERKRKILETYETDAAQKAAKKAYRDQGESMEPPKRQRERFQLGFEQEQLYDLERVWYSLDDERSPFGRDLVMLIEHLGRKYEVDQLVAKYTFTGRQQMTVDEAIEVKEELEKIDELLEQLKQARENAQIGIIDMEQLSEYADPGEMEQLMQLQRQVEQYLREQAEQQGLTNQSGHVHLTPQAYKIFQGKLLERIFSNLQASRSGRHQGPIEGEGAVELQSTKDYEFGDSLTNMDIPQTLINAMLRQGDERPLQMRSEDIVIHKTKNNPKCATCVIMDMSGSMRYDAQYANVKRMALAMQGLIRSEFPGDFLQMIEMYSFAKPVAPGEVIGLLPKPVTIHDPVVRLRADMSKPEVSEYRIPPHFTNIQHALQQARLFLSSQDTPNRQIILITDGLPTAHFEGHELFLLYPPDERTEAATMREGKLCQQQGITINMFLVPSWSQSEEDIRFAYRLAESTKGRVFFTAGNDLDRYVVWDYIQRKREVLG; the protein is encoded by the coding sequence ATGTCAAAATCACCACGCAAACAAAAACCGGGCGGGATCATTCATACCTATCAGAAGTATGACCCGACGAAGTTTCCCAGCCCCAAAGCACCGCCGCCGGATCTTGTTTCCCCGGCGATGGAGCATTGGTTGATGTACGGCGACCGGATGGAGCTGACGCCAGAGCAGCTGGCCAATGCCGTGAAGATTGATCCAAGTCAGATCGCAGGCCTCGGGCCGAGCATCGACGCACTGATCAAGATGCTGGAGGAACGCAAGCGGAAGATCCTGGAGACGTACGAGACCGACGCCGCGCAGAAAGCCGCCAAGAAGGCTTACCGCGATCAGGGCGAGTCGATGGAGCCGCCCAAACGGCAGCGAGAACGATTTCAGCTAGGTTTCGAGCAGGAACAGCTCTACGACTTGGAACGCGTCTGGTACAGCCTGGACGACGAGCGTTCCCCCTTTGGCCGCGACCTGGTGATGCTGATCGAGCATCTCGGCCGGAAGTACGAAGTCGATCAGTTGGTGGCCAAGTATACCTTCACCGGTCGCCAGCAGATGACCGTCGACGAGGCAATTGAGGTCAAGGAAGAGCTGGAGAAGATCGACGAGCTGCTCGAACAGCTCAAGCAGGCCCGCGAGAACGCCCAGATTGGCATCATCGACATGGAGCAGCTTTCCGAATACGCCGACCCCGGCGAGATGGAACAGCTGATGCAGCTGCAGCGGCAGGTCGAACAATATCTGCGCGAGCAAGCCGAGCAGCAGGGCCTGACCAACCAGTCGGGGCACGTGCACCTGACGCCGCAAGCGTACAAGATCTTCCAGGGAAAACTGCTCGAGCGGATCTTCAGCAACCTGCAAGCGTCACGCTCGGGGCGGCATCAAGGACCGATCGAAGGGGAAGGGGCGGTCGAACTGCAATCGACCAAGGATTACGAGTTCGGCGATTCGCTGACCAATATGGACATCCCCCAGACGCTGATCAACGCGATGCTGCGCCAGGGGGACGAGCGGCCGCTGCAAATGCGGAGCGAAGACATCGTTATTCACAAGACGAAGAACAACCCGAAGTGTGCGACCTGCGTGATCATGGATATGAGCGGGAGCATGCGGTACGACGCCCAGTACGCCAACGTCAAGCGGATGGCCCTGGCCATGCAGGGGCTTATCCGCAGTGAGTTCCCCGGTGACTTCCTGCAAATGATCGAGATGTACTCTTTCGCCAAGCCGGTTGCCCCAGGCGAAGTGATTGGTTTGTTGCCCAAACCGGTGACCATTCATGATCCGGTCGTTCGGCTGAGGGCCGATATGAGCAAGCCTGAGGTGAGCGAATATCGAATTCCACCTCACTTCACCAACATCCAGCATGCCCTGCAGCAGGCAAGACTTTTCCTCAGCAGCCAGGATACACCCAACCGGCAGATCATTTTGATAACAGACGGCCTGCCGACGGCTCACTTCGAAGGGCATGAGCTCTTTTTGCTCTATCCGCCGGACGAACGGACCGAAGCGGCCACGATGCGGGAAGGCAAGCTCTGTCAGCAGCAGGGCATCACGATCAACATGTTCCTGGTCCCCAGCTGGTCGCAGAGTGAAGAAGACATCCGCTTTGCCTACCGCCTGGCCGAATCGACCAAAGGCCGCGTCTTCTTCACCGCCGGCAACGATTTGGACCGGTACGTGGTGTGGGATTACATCCAACGCAAGCGAGAAGTCTTGGGGTAA
- a CDS encoding DUF1559 domain-containing protein, with the protein MVRRMRALRGFTLVELLVVIAIIGVLIALLLPAVQQAREAARRMQCSNNLKQLGLAIHNYHDTYINFPGGAYGCCWGTWQVSILPFIEQDNLYSNYNITDKYYDDTARYSGSQNTDVTVVRLSALSCPSDSPNEPFGTITSHNYGANFGNTGYAQGTVNGVEFKGAPFKYVSDNVGSAGYFGFRDITDGTANTVLFAEKLQAEGQDLRSYSWWGDGSSVSGYLMPNSSEPDRIYSASYCNNLPQKNLPCDVATSSAPSMFAARSRHPGGVQIVLCDGSSRFIAETIQVDTWRNLMASRDGQVLGEF; encoded by the coding sequence GTGGTTCGTCGTATGCGCGCTTTGCGAGGATTTACCCTCGTCGAACTTCTTGTTGTGATTGCCATCATCGGTGTATTGATCGCCTTGCTTCTGCCTGCGGTGCAGCAGGCCCGAGAAGCTGCCCGCCGGATGCAGTGTTCGAATAACCTGAAGCAACTAGGCTTGGCGATCCACAACTATCACGACACGTACATTAACTTTCCTGGCGGTGCCTACGGTTGTTGTTGGGGAACCTGGCAGGTCTCGATCCTGCCGTTCATCGAACAGGACAATCTGTACAGCAACTACAACATTACCGACAAGTACTACGACGATACGGCTCGTTATAGCGGCAGTCAAAATACGGACGTCACCGTGGTCCGGCTGAGCGCGTTATCGTGTCCGAGTGACTCGCCGAACGAACCGTTCGGGACGATCACGTCGCATAACTATGGGGCGAACTTCGGAAACACGGGCTACGCACAAGGCACCGTCAATGGTGTCGAGTTCAAGGGAGCACCATTCAAGTACGTCTCAGACAATGTCGGCTCGGCAGGGTACTTTGGTTTCCGCGACATTACCGACGGCACCGCCAACACCGTATTGTTTGCCGAGAAACTCCAGGCCGAAGGACAAGACCTGCGATCCTATTCCTGGTGGGGCGATGGAAGCTCGGTTTCTGGCTACCTGATGCCAAACTCTTCGGAGCCGGATCGTATTTACAGCGCCAGCTACTGCAATAACTTGCCGCAGAAGAACCTTCCGTGCGATGTTGCCACGTCGAGTGCTCCTTCGATGTTCGCTGCCCGAAGTCGTCATCCCGGCGGCGTGCAGATCGTGCTTTGCGATGGCTCAAGCCGCTTTATTGCCGAAACGATCCAAGTCGATACTTGGCGAAACCTGATGGCATCTCGCGACGGCCAAGTGCTGGGCGAGTTCTAA
- a CDS encoding HD domain-containing protein, producing MNLDKFAAESLCYDPIHGYVPFVSEGISPGEVTERTIIDHPWLQRMRQIHQLQTAWWVYPTAEHTRFQHILGVMHLASRLINQLYPSLKEVCPDAPSRGHVESLLRMAGLLHDVGHGPFGHFFDSHFLQHFGLTHESLGAHIIQHELGDLLSQLRRNPYSQMEDSEQINPEHIAWMIQRPKAGDEADRPQWLSFLRSLLSGIYTIDNMDFVLRDAYMTGYSQQSYDLERLIRYSFFTEKGLTIHERGMAALIRFMNVRAELFQTVYFHREVMAIDKTLEDLFAESRPWMFPGNPIENLAAYQGFTEFSLLVDAARWHQSDDPHQAEVGRKWQDVLQRNIPWKFICERSLRFDEGESQEMTIFRSENFALAALREVLPPELKDIPLKIALNRTVFRPNTRGPSDHQNFMYDGAQKKIKELTTDKIFRSLPVSRVICRIYAQDASIAPKLASALDRLVGNHAVDDLTNM from the coding sequence GTGAATCTCGATAAATTTGCCGCCGAGTCCCTCTGCTACGATCCCATCCATGGATATGTTCCCTTCGTTTCCGAGGGAATTTCCCCCGGCGAAGTCACCGAACGGACCATCATCGACCATCCCTGGCTACAGCGGATGCGGCAGATTCATCAGCTGCAAACGGCCTGGTGGGTCTATCCCACGGCCGAGCATACCCGCTTCCAGCACATCCTCGGCGTGATGCACCTGGCCAGCCGGCTGATCAATCAGCTGTATCCAAGCCTGAAAGAAGTCTGCCCCGATGCCCCTTCCCGCGGGCACGTCGAATCGCTCCTGCGGATGGCCGGCCTCTTGCACGACGTAGGGCATGGTCCGTTTGGACACTTCTTCGACAGCCACTTCCTACAGCACTTCGGTCTGACGCACGAATCCTTGGGGGCCCACATCATTCAGCACGAGTTGGGGGACCTGCTTTCGCAGCTGCGGCGGAACCCGTACTCGCAGATGGAAGACAGCGAACAGATTAACCCCGAGCACATTGCCTGGATGATCCAGCGGCCCAAGGCCGGGGACGAAGCCGATCGCCCGCAGTGGCTCAGCTTTCTGCGTAGTCTGCTCAGCGGCATCTACACGATCGACAACATGGACTTCGTCCTCCGCGATGCCTACATGACCGGCTACAGCCAGCAGTCGTACGACCTGGAGCGACTGATCCGTTACAGTTTTTTCACGGAAAAAGGACTTACCATCCACGAACGCGGCATGGCGGCCCTCATCCGCTTCATGAACGTCCGGGCAGAGCTTTTCCAAACCGTTTACTTCCACCGCGAAGTGATGGCAATCGATAAGACGCTGGAAGACTTGTTCGCCGAAAGCCGCCCCTGGATGTTCCCCGGCAACCCGATCGAGAACCTCGCCGCCTACCAAGGCTTCACCGAGTTCAGCCTGCTGGTCGATGCCGCCCGCTGGCATCAGTCGGACGACCCTCACCAGGCCGAGGTCGGTCGCAAGTGGCAAGACGTCCTGCAGCGCAACATCCCCTGGAAGTTCATCTGCGAACGCTCCCTCCGCTTCGACGAAGGGGAAAGCCAGGAGATGACCATCTTCCGCAGCGAAAACTTTGCCTTGGCCGCGCTGCGCGAAGTGCTTCCGCCAGAGTTGAAGGACATCCCGCTGAAGATCGCCCTGAACCGAACCGTCTTCCGCCCCAACACCCGCGGACCCAGCGACCACCAGAACTTCATGTACGACGGGGCTCAGAAGAAGATCAAAGAGCTAACCACCGACAAGATCTTCCGCTCGCTCCCAGTCAGCCGCGTCATCTGCCGGATCTACGCCCAGGATGCTTCGATTGCACCCAAGCTGGCTTCGGCGCTGGACCGACTGGTGGGGAACCACGCGGTGGATGATTTGACGAATATGTAA
- a CDS encoding YjfB family protein, whose product MASVDGIAAQASAIQQSQVQNQVDIAVAKKSLDAQKLQGDAAVQLIESAARISKSPGTGNLINTTG is encoded by the coding sequence ATGGCAAGTGTCGATGGGATCGCAGCACAAGCGAGTGCGATTCAACAATCTCAGGTACAGAATCAGGTCGATATCGCCGTGGCGAAGAAGTCTTTGGATGCTCAAAAGCTGCAAGGCGATGCCGCCGTACAGCTGATTGAGTCCGCCGCACGAATTAGCAAGTCGCCAGGTACCGGTAACTTGATCAACACGACCGGCTAA
- a CDS encoding magnesium chelatase — MTSSNDVNDIPSRPVNLKELKESGWQSRSVKEEIQENFMRMLAAEEETFPGMVGYEDTVLPEIHLALIAGHDMLFMGEKGQGKSRMMRMMVRFLDEAVPYLNIPGCPVHEDPYHPITSVAKNFVANHGDEEIPIAWWPREERYAERLAPGTKFADVIGEIDPAKLAGGVSMSTEEALHFGLIPRMHRGIFAMNELPELDELVQVGLFNMLEERDVQIRGYPVNFDIDLVLLFSANPSTFNRSGKVIPQLKDRIGSVIHTHYPRQRDLGIQIIEQEAEVRLDGDYPVVMPYFMKEVLEQVTEAARRSKFVDQQSGVSARFSIANYSTVIASARHRGILLNEKPAVVRLSDFGHIYTSSLGKLELDMMGSHQMSERQVLDSLIAEAVGTVFQEYIQEHGLEQIAEIFQKGIKIEVGDLLPSEYYSERLKRVPPVWDRAFEVNASENPAMRASCVEFVLAGLYALDRISRAQHHGKITYEFE; from the coding sequence GTGACAAGCTCGAACGACGTGAACGACATCCCTTCGCGCCCAGTGAACCTGAAAGAATTGAAGGAGAGCGGTTGGCAGTCGCGCTCCGTGAAAGAGGAGATTCAAGAAAACTTCATGCGGATGCTCGCCGCCGAGGAAGAAACGTTCCCCGGTATGGTGGGTTACGAAGATACCGTCCTGCCTGAGATCCACCTCGCCTTGATCGCCGGGCACGACATGCTGTTCATGGGCGAAAAAGGGCAGGGGAAGAGCCGCATGATGCGGATGATGGTGCGCTTCCTGGACGAGGCCGTTCCGTATCTGAACATCCCCGGCTGCCCGGTGCACGAAGACCCTTATCATCCAATTACTTCCGTGGCGAAGAACTTCGTGGCCAATCATGGGGACGAAGAGATCCCGATTGCCTGGTGGCCGCGAGAAGAACGCTATGCCGAACGCCTGGCACCCGGGACCAAGTTTGCCGACGTGATTGGCGAAATCGATCCGGCCAAGCTGGCTGGCGGTGTGAGCATGAGCACGGAAGAAGCATTGCACTTCGGTCTCATCCCGCGGATGCACCGGGGCATCTTCGCGATGAACGAACTGCCCGAGCTCGACGAGCTGGTGCAAGTCGGTTTGTTCAACATGCTCGAAGAACGCGACGTGCAGATTCGCGGCTATCCCGTGAACTTCGATATCGACCTGGTGCTGCTCTTCTCGGCCAACCCTTCGACGTTCAATCGTAGTGGTAAGGTGATCCCGCAGCTGAAGGACCGGATTGGTTCGGTCATTCATACGCACTATCCGCGGCAGCGTGATCTGGGGATTCAGATTATCGAGCAGGAAGCGGAAGTCCGCTTGGATGGCGATTACCCAGTGGTGATGCCGTACTTCATGAAGGAAGTGCTCGAGCAGGTCACCGAAGCGGCTCGGCGGAGCAAGTTTGTCGATCAACAGTCAGGCGTCAGTGCCCGGTTCAGTATCGCCAACTACAGTACCGTAATCGCTTCGGCCCGGCATCGTGGGATTCTGCTCAACGAGAAGCCGGCGGTCGTCCGCCTGAGCGACTTCGGTCACATCTATACGTCAAGTCTCGGCAAGCTGGAACTCGACATGATGGGCAGTCATCAGATGTCGGAGCGGCAGGTCTTGGACTCGCTGATCGCCGAAGCGGTCGGGACGGTCTTCCAGGAATACATCCAAGAGCACGGGCTTGAGCAGATCGCCGAGATCTTCCAGAAGGGGATCAAGATCGAAGTAGGTGACTTGCTTCCTTCGGAATATTACAGCGAGCGGCTTAAACGCGTGCCGCCGGTGTGGGACCGCGCGTTTGAAGTGAACGCCTCCGAAAACCCAGCCATGCGGGCCTCGTGCGTCGAGTTTGTACTGGCCGGTCTGTATGCGTTGGATCGAATCAGCCGAGCCCAACATCACGGCAAGATTACGTACGAGTTTGAATAG